A stretch of Thermoproteota archaeon DNA encodes these proteins:
- a CDS encoding metal-sulfur cluster assembly factor, which produces MKEIERKVWEALRKVKDPELKVSMVDAGLIKKVEEKDGVVTVEFTLTTPFCPYADLLALAIKKAVESIEGVKEAKVRIVGIRV; this is translated from the coding sequence GTGAAAGAGATTGAGAGGAAGGTATGGGAGGCTTTGAGGAAGGTCAAGGATCCGGAGCTCAAGGTGAGCATGGTGGATGCTGGCCTGATAAAGAAGGTAGAGGAGAAGGATGGTGTAGTGACGGTGGAGTTCACCCTCACAACTCCTTTCTGCCCTTATGCCGATCTTCTCGCGTTAGCAATAAAGAAGGCGGTGGAGAGCATTGAGGGGGTGAAGGAGGCCAAGGTTAGGATAGTGGGGATAAGGGTGTGA
- a CDS encoding MBL fold metallo-hydrolase, which yields MGKISVTALGGTREVGKSALLLEAGGTRVLLDYGMKLIPKEHPEFPPIPEKVDAVLLTHAHLDHSGSLPRLVSHGHDVPIYGIDITREYSELLLYDAIKVAKLKGHHIGYGPKEVRRILNNFRPVEFNVPFRVGDLEVTAVNAGHIPGSAMFHIKYDGTSVLYTGDFNTVPSRLMPPASIDDIPPVDILITESTYARKEHPPRAKQELLLKEIVIETLKSSGTAIVAGFAIGRLLEVAMALRARGFKGRLFLDGMARKSTEITEYFSNRVRDANDLKLAVRTITSVRNWHMRKKITKRPNVVLTTSGMLEGGPVHYYVRERKEDENSTITLTGYQVDGTEGRRLIEEGKMEIEGEETWIMMKVNQLNFSAHASRSGILKLIRELRPESIMVVHGEESEEFANELEDKMGMAAFSPELGEEVIF from the coding sequence ATGGGAAAGATATCTGTGACTGCGCTGGGTGGAACCCGTGAAGTAGGCAAGAGCGCGCTCTTGCTTGAGGCAGGAGGTACGAGGGTGCTGCTGGATTACGGCATGAAGCTAATACCCAAGGAGCACCCCGAGTTCCCTCCTATACCTGAGAAAGTGGATGCTGTCCTTCTGACTCACGCGCACTTGGATCACTCTGGATCGCTGCCTAGGCTGGTTAGCCATGGACACGATGTACCCATCTACGGGATAGACATAACTAGGGAGTACTCCGAGCTCCTGCTGTATGATGCCATAAAGGTGGCGAAGCTGAAGGGCCATCACATAGGGTACGGACCGAAAGAGGTGAGGAGGATCCTGAACAACTTCAGGCCAGTGGAATTCAATGTTCCCTTCAGGGTGGGCGACTTGGAGGTCACCGCCGTAAATGCTGGCCACATACCCGGCAGCGCCATGTTCCACATAAAGTACGACGGGACGAGCGTCCTGTACACGGGAGACTTCAATACAGTACCTTCCAGGTTGATGCCTCCAGCTAGCATCGATGACATACCGCCGGTGGACATACTCATAACGGAATCCACCTATGCTAGGAAAGAGCACCCGCCCAGAGCGAAGCAGGAACTCCTACTCAAGGAGATAGTGATAGAGACCCTGAAGTCCAGCGGGACGGCCATAGTCGCTGGATTCGCGATAGGCAGGCTTCTGGAGGTCGCCATGGCTCTGAGGGCTAGGGGGTTCAAGGGAAGGCTCTTCCTAGATGGGATGGCCCGGAAAAGCACGGAGATAACGGAGTACTTCTCGAACAGGGTTAGGGACGCTAACGACTTGAAGCTGGCCGTGAGGACCATAACTTCCGTGAGGAACTGGCACATGAGGAAGAAGATAACCAAGAGGCCCAATGTGGTGCTGACCACTTCGGGTATGCTCGAGGGCGGCCCGGTTCACTATTATGTGAGAGAGAGGAAGGAGGACGAGAACAGCACCATAACCCTGACAGGCTACCAAGTGGACGGAACCGAGGGAAGGAGGCTGATAGAGGAGGGCAAGATGGAGATAGAGGGAGAAGAAACGTGGATAATGATGAAGGTAAACCAGCTCAACTTCTCTGCTCATGCCAGTAGGTCCGGTATACTAAAACTCATCAGGGAATTGAGGCCGGAGAGCATAATGGTGGTCCACGGGGAGGAATCGGAGGAGTTCGCCAACGAGCTAGAGGATAAGATGGGAATGGCGGCCTTCTCTCCAGAGCTAGGCGAGGAGGTCATATTCTAA
- the metG gene encoding methionine--tRNA ligase subunit beta: MGYISFSDFKKLDLRVGEIIEAERVEGSRKLVKLIVDLGNERRQLVAGLAEHYEPESLVGKQIVVVTNLQPRKFMGIESQGMLLAAVVGEGRPVLLTPEEKVPPGTPVS, encoded by the coding sequence ATGGGTTACATCTCGTTTTCAGACTTTAAAAAACTGGATTTGAGGGTTGGAGAGATAATAGAGGCAGAGAGGGTTGAAGGCAGCAGGAAGCTCGTAAAGCTGATAGTGGATTTAGGCAATGAACGAAGACAGCTGGTCGCGGGCCTGGCAGAGCACTACGAGCCCGAGAGCCTCGTGGGTAAGCAGATAGTCGTCGTGACGAATCTGCAACCTAGGAAGTTCATGGGCATAGAGTCGCAGGGTATGCTACTCGCTGCGGTGGTGGGGGAGGGTAGACCCGTTCTGCTGACCCCTGAGGAGAAGGTCCCGCCGGGCACACCGGTCTCATGA
- a CDS encoding PspA/IM30 family protein has protein sequence MPGFWERLKTSIEAKLNKLLDNFEDPREQLDYAYDKLVQQLHDVEMALSRAITARKKLEFELERIDEKIEDLDDKAKRALKAGREDLARKALERKLVLVRQKKILEERIADMKEDEEKLLEVRDKLKTKIDLFKAKKEQLKAEYEASKAQVEVQEMVTGLSEDFTSAAEIIERAEGKVNEMKARAAALDELVATGGALDVLEPEEKDEIERELGKIELQSELEEELRRLREEVGG, from the coding sequence TTGCCCGGTTTTTGGGAGAGACTCAAGACGAGCATCGAGGCCAAGTTGAATAAGCTGTTGGACAACTTCGAGGACCCCCGAGAGCAACTGGATTACGCGTACGACAAGCTCGTACAGCAGCTCCACGATGTGGAGATGGCCCTATCTAGGGCGATCACCGCTAGAAAGAAGCTGGAGTTCGAGCTAGAGAGGATAGATGAGAAGATAGAGGACCTCGATGATAAGGCCAAGAGGGCCCTCAAGGCCGGTAGGGAGGATCTGGCTAGGAAGGCCCTAGAGAGGAAGCTCGTTCTGGTCAGACAGAAGAAGATATTGGAGGAGAGGATAGCTGACATGAAGGAGGACGAGGAGAAACTGCTTGAGGTGAGGGACAAGCTCAAGACGAAGATAGACCTGTTCAAGGCAAAGAAGGAGCAGCTCAAGGCGGAGTACGAGGCCTCCAAGGCTCAGGTGGAGGTTCAGGAGATGGTCACCGGACTTTCCGAGGACTTCACATCGGCTGCCGAGATAATAGAGAGGGCCGAGGGCAAGGTCAACGAGATGAAGGCTAGGGCCGCAGCTCTGGATGAGCTGGTTGCCACCGGAGGGGCTCTAGATGTCTTGGAACCTGAGGAGAAGGACGAGATTGAGAGGGAACTGGGTAAGATCGAGCTCCAGAGCGAGCTCGAGGAAGAATTGAGGAGACTGAGGGAGGAAGTTGGGGGCTGA
- a CDS encoding CoA-binding protein, translating into MGELDVFFKPRSVAVIGASRNPERVGHIILKRLIEIGFPGRIYPVNPKANEILGLNCYPRVTDIPGDIDLAVIALRADLTPSALEEAAEKGAKGAIVVSGGFSEIGNEQLERELLEVAKRHGVRVIGPNCLGVFDPKDRIDTLFLPEEVIPRPRLGEVSIITQSGSLGSTLLTMIRKEGRGISKFVSYGNRLDVDEGDLILYLAEDDDTRVIAAYIEGVADGRKFMDSIREASKRKPVVVLKGGRTSSGDRAVRSHTGSLAGRSDIFQAAVLQSGGILVNTLNEFVDVPVALATQPPMFGDRVAVLTNGGGFGILAVDALEIRGFRVTPPSEQLMRKLREMLPSYYPVGNPTDLTGDSTPEQFLEAGLAFVESSEYDALFLIPLFGVPGMVPDKTERLLLELVERSNIPVVATAVPTTPDVEEVLRRMEKGGIPIYPTPERAAAALYGLRQYGRSVARSR; encoded by the coding sequence TTGGGAGAGCTGGACGTCTTCTTCAAGCCGAGATCTGTGGCTGTCATAGGCGCATCTAGGAACCCTGAGAGAGTTGGACACATCATTCTGAAGAGGCTGATAGAGATAGGGTTCCCGGGGAGGATATACCCAGTGAATCCGAAGGCTAACGAGATACTGGGGCTCAACTGCTACCCTAGGGTCACGGACATACCCGGCGACATCGACTTGGCGGTCATAGCTTTGAGGGCCGACCTCACTCCCTCAGCCCTAGAGGAGGCGGCTGAAAAGGGGGCCAAGGGCGCCATCGTGGTGTCTGGAGGATTCTCCGAGATAGGGAATGAGCAATTGGAGAGGGAACTGCTTGAGGTGGCGAAGAGGCATGGTGTGAGGGTGATAGGCCCGAACTGCTTGGGGGTATTCGACCCCAAGGACAGGATAGATACCTTGTTCCTCCCAGAGGAGGTTATACCCCGGCCGCGCCTCGGGGAGGTTTCGATAATTACGCAGAGCGGAAGCTTGGGAAGCACCCTCCTCACGATGATCAGGAAGGAGGGGAGGGGGATAAGCAAGTTCGTGAGCTACGGCAACAGGCTGGACGTGGATGAGGGGGACCTGATCTTGTACTTGGCGGAGGACGATGACACTAGGGTCATCGCGGCCTACATAGAGGGTGTGGCCGACGGGAGGAAGTTCATGGACTCTATAAGGGAGGCTTCAAAGAGGAAACCCGTGGTCGTCCTTAAAGGTGGAAGGACCTCGTCAGGAGACAGGGCCGTGAGGAGCCACACGGGATCCTTAGCCGGGAGGAGCGATATATTCCAGGCAGCGGTCCTTCAGAGCGGCGGGATCTTGGTCAACACTTTGAACGAGTTTGTGGACGTTCCGGTGGCCCTAGCGACCCAGCCACCCATGTTCGGGGACAGGGTGGCAGTGCTGACGAATGGTGGCGGATTCGGGATACTGGCGGTGGATGCCTTAGAAATCAGGGGCTTCAGGGTAACTCCCCCCTCCGAGCAGCTGATGAGGAAATTGAGGGAAATGCTTCCCTCGTACTACCCAGTAGGCAATCCGACGGACCTTACCGGCGACTCAACACCGGAGCAGTTCTTGGAGGCTGGACTGGCCTTCGTTGAGAGCAGCGAATATGATGCCCTGTTCCTCATACCCCTGTTCGGGGTCCCCGGGATGGTTCCGGACAAGACCGAGAGGCTATTGCTGGAGTTGGTCGAGAGATCCAATATACCAGTGGTGGCCACCGCAGTCCCTACAACCCCTGATGTCGAGGAGGTACTTCGCAGGATGGAGAAGGGGGGAATACCGATCTACCCGACCCCAGAGAGGGCGGCTGCCGCACTTTACGGGCTCAGGCAGTACGGTCGCTCAGTAGCCCGATCCCGATGA
- a CDS encoding DNA double-strand break repair nuclease NurA, translating into MVVESGLPFESIEEALIEARSRVSSFLFPKSGVEGDALLSVIRREWRSGIGRGEMERIAAIDGSNNSDYLTLGQVIFVVSASLFMRDSEPVIGRKYQIGVMDDYHYRERISFCRETMEIKMALRSLELEPEILLMDGSFLAMVDRGLWSTPYGQKVPYPMRRILREVESALGVDLTQGLVSHTHLMDISSRIEEIVTSVLEDEKGRSPERDEVRRAVAFIERYEVLSSLNELMRRGRGILVAVAKRSSGRLYFNSRLPDMEVVRRYTSLESGYLSPKSAELRFPEYSGIEDTYRITLTYARLERATNPLRVEVVGDADDSFLEELRGSLARYSVRGYPYHLRRVHELAKIGRDLMSHLARNLLVPEVSGRERIGE; encoded by the coding sequence ATGGTGGTTGAGTCAGGGCTGCCCTTTGAGTCAATAGAGGAGGCATTGATCGAGGCCAGATCACGGGTGTCCTCCTTTCTCTTCCCGAAAAGCGGAGTGGAAGGTGACGCCCTGCTCTCGGTGATAAGAAGGGAGTGGAGGAGCGGTATAGGGCGGGGGGAGATGGAGAGGATAGCTGCCATCGATGGGAGCAACAACAGCGACTACCTCACCCTAGGCCAAGTGATCTTCGTGGTCTCAGCTTCCCTCTTCATGAGGGATAGCGAGCCTGTGATCGGTAGAAAGTACCAGATAGGGGTGATGGACGATTATCACTACAGGGAGAGGATCTCCTTCTGCCGAGAGACCATGGAGATCAAGATGGCCCTCAGATCCTTAGAGCTAGAGCCGGAAATCCTGCTCATGGATGGCTCCTTCTTGGCCATGGTCGACAGGGGGTTGTGGTCCACTCCTTACGGTCAGAAGGTGCCCTACCCCATGAGGAGGATCTTGAGGGAGGTTGAGTCGGCCTTGGGGGTGGATCTCACCCAAGGATTGGTCTCCCACACGCACCTCATGGACATCTCGAGCAGGATAGAGGAGATCGTGACCTCGGTGCTGGAGGATGAGAAGGGGAGATCTCCCGAGAGGGACGAGGTTAGGAGGGCGGTGGCCTTCATAGAGAGGTATGAGGTGCTCTCCAGCCTGAACGAACTTATGAGGAGAGGAAGGGGTATTCTGGTGGCTGTGGCGAAGAGATCAAGCGGCAGGCTCTACTTTAACTCGCGCCTACCCGATATGGAGGTTGTGAGGAGGTATACCAGCCTGGAATCTGGCTACCTGAGCCCGAAGTCAGCCGAACTTCGATTCCCCGAGTACTCGGGTATCGAAGATACCTACCGGATCACGCTGACCTATGCTAGGCTCGAGAGGGCTACCAACCCGCTGAGGGTAGAGGTGGTCGGGGATGCTGATGATTCTTTCTTGGAAGAGCTGCGGGGTTCTCTAGCTAGATACTCCGTGAGGGGGTACCCCTATCACCTTAGGAGGGTACACGAGCTCGCCAAGATAGGGAGAGATCTCATGTCCCACCTAGCGAGGAACCTCCTAGTTCCGGAGGTGAGTGGGAGGGAGAGAATTGGAGAGTGA
- a CDS encoding ATP-binding protein: MESDVLGRIAPNSTPVQAEMIAYAGVVPRVGDYVVIDSEESQLLGMVSNVVRGALELARSDLLQANYYDTILEVVGSPSDWLKATIRMIGVLSGSELAGLPRAPPPTGALVRKAPADLLRRIFAPPEGRKGIKLGNLLTRGDVVVHLDPDELISRHLAVLAVTGGGKSNSVAVILEEIVRMGGVAILFDVHSEYTGMTFGCPHCEVETVDPVLDPNTLTVEELGGLLGVTYDNAPKQFIYLKAAYKRAKELLIRERLGEYLRRAEIEAEMDDLLAGMQAIIQLSLREKDSDDKFLIAFPSSDRGSVESLLAKVDFVRSKYGRVLRPAAGELVDHLNYGKLVIVDLGQLDSDLTDVVVGKTLYTILMRAKLKRIRKGYEDFPTPVFAVLEEAHALIPSVEHTYTSSAAASIAKEGRKFGVGLCLVSQRPKRLNSDVLSQMVNKIILRVVEPEDQAYVRRATEFLSEEMVSYLPSLDVGEAVVVGPMVRIPALVKVRLFEGKRGGESLKAYEMWREGLRKRLSASTDEYYDSIGG; this comes from the coding sequence TTGGAGAGTGACGTTTTGGGAAGAATTGCTCCCAACTCTACGCCCGTGCAGGCCGAGATGATAGCCTATGCTGGTGTGGTGCCTAGGGTGGGGGACTACGTTGTGATAGACAGCGAGGAGTCCCAGCTGCTGGGTATGGTCAGTAACGTGGTTAGAGGGGCGTTGGAGCTGGCTAGGAGTGATCTCCTCCAAGCGAACTACTACGATACGATACTAGAAGTGGTGGGATCACCATCCGACTGGTTGAAGGCGACCATAAGGATGATAGGGGTGCTCTCGGGGAGCGAGCTAGCTGGCCTCCCCAGGGCGCCTCCTCCAACGGGGGCTCTCGTGAGGAAGGCCCCGGCAGACCTCTTGAGGAGGATATTCGCCCCTCCTGAGGGTAGAAAGGGGATAAAGCTGGGGAATCTCCTGACGAGGGGAGATGTAGTCGTCCATTTGGATCCAGATGAGCTTATCTCGAGACATCTAGCCGTGCTGGCCGTTACTGGTGGCGGTAAGTCCAACTCGGTGGCCGTGATCTTGGAGGAGATAGTCAGGATGGGTGGCGTGGCCATACTATTCGATGTGCACTCGGAGTATACGGGCATGACGTTCGGATGTCCCCACTGCGAGGTAGAGACAGTGGATCCCGTCCTAGATCCCAACACTCTCACCGTCGAGGAGCTAGGTGGTCTGCTGGGAGTTACCTACGATAATGCACCCAAGCAGTTCATCTACCTGAAGGCCGCTTACAAGAGGGCAAAGGAGCTCCTCATTAGGGAAAGGCTTGGAGAGTACCTGAGGAGGGCTGAGATCGAAGCTGAGATGGATGACCTCTTGGCCGGCATGCAGGCCATAATACAGCTGTCCTTAAGGGAGAAGGATTCCGATGACAAATTCCTCATAGCATTTCCTAGCAGCGACAGGGGGAGCGTTGAGAGCCTCCTAGCCAAGGTGGACTTCGTGAGGTCGAAGTACGGGAGGGTCCTCAGGCCAGCTGCCGGCGAACTGGTGGACCACCTGAACTACGGGAAGTTGGTAATAGTGGATCTAGGTCAGTTGGATTCGGATCTCACCGACGTCGTGGTGGGGAAGACCCTGTACACCATCCTCATGAGGGCGAAGCTGAAGAGGATACGGAAGGGGTACGAGGACTTTCCAACACCAGTCTTCGCGGTCTTAGAAGAGGCTCATGCCCTCATACCATCGGTGGAGCATACCTACACGTCGTCAGCTGCTGCATCCATAGCCAAGGAGGGCAGGAAGTTCGGGGTCGGTCTGTGCCTCGTCAGCCAGAGGCCCAAGAGGCTCAACTCCGATGTCCTCTCCCAGATGGTCAACAAGATCATACTGAGGGTCGTGGAACCCGAAGACCAAGCATACGTGAGGAGGGCAACCGAGTTCCTGAGTGAGGAGATGGTCTCCTATCTACCCTCCCTCGATGTGGGCGAGGCCGTGGTGGTGGGGCCCATGGTGAGGATACCAGCATTAGTCAAGGTGAGGCTGTTCGAGGGGAAAAGGGGAGGAGAGAGCCTGAAAGCCTATGAGATGTGGAGGGAAGGCTTGAGGAAGAGGTTAAGCGCATCTACCGACGAGTACTACGACTCCATAGGGGGGTAA
- a CDS encoding DNA repair exonuclease, translating to MRIVHMSDNHLGKAQFHLAEREEDLYKAFDMAVDLALQQDPDLVIHTGDLFDSYRPHPRAFVRAFEGLLRIVERDIPIAIIEGNHELGPDTVRRRMASPLINLRKLFERLGYGKLFVRLGPGAARIGDVVVAGAPYASRGVKIADTVESLDRKAKNLCESCPKVLMLHQGVRGMIKAIYPEVDFSEIAKSSFDYVAMGHYHNKVVRRSGKRVFAYSGSTEVIETREIPLAGEGKYVLSVKIDKDCIEMEELRLRTRPFLYFSETLNNTQDLYVLIEGLKNQLTSQEFDRRPVVYGKLSLKGDVRPGMPTLEIRRALMDLSLYVIVRESRITEEGEDKDLLTGVGLEELVQNAVASLDLDEGVRSLALRIFDLWYREGKRGEAFVKGVLGLMEEGS from the coding sequence TTGAGGATAGTCCATATGTCCGATAACCACCTCGGGAAGGCCCAGTTCCATCTGGCCGAGAGGGAGGAGGACCTCTACAAGGCGTTCGACATGGCTGTGGATCTGGCGCTCCAGCAGGACCCCGATCTGGTGATACATACCGGAGACCTCTTCGACAGCTACAGGCCCCATCCCAGGGCCTTCGTTAGGGCCTTCGAGGGCTTGCTGAGGATAGTGGAGAGGGACATCCCCATCGCGATAATAGAGGGGAACCACGAACTGGGACCGGATACCGTCAGGAGGAGGATGGCCTCACCTCTGATAAACCTGAGGAAGCTCTTCGAGAGGTTAGGGTACGGGAAGCTTTTCGTGAGGCTGGGGCCCGGCGCGGCTAGGATCGGTGATGTAGTGGTGGCCGGCGCCCCCTACGCCAGCAGGGGAGTCAAGATAGCTGATACGGTAGAGAGCTTAGATAGGAAAGCCAAGAATCTCTGTGAGAGCTGCCCCAAGGTCTTGATGCTCCATCAGGGCGTGAGAGGGATGATAAAAGCCATCTACCCGGAGGTCGATTTCTCTGAGATAGCCAAGAGCTCCTTCGACTACGTGGCCATGGGTCACTACCATAATAAGGTGGTCAGGAGGAGTGGTAAAAGGGTATTCGCCTATTCGGGATCCACGGAGGTCATAGAGACTAGGGAGATCCCCCTAGCTGGAGAGGGGAAGTACGTGCTTTCCGTGAAGATCGACAAGGACTGCATCGAAATGGAGGAGCTGAGGTTGAGGACCAGGCCCTTCCTATACTTCTCAGAGACCCTGAACAATACCCAAGACCTATACGTCCTGATAGAGGGATTGAAAAATCAGTTAACGTCCCAAGAGTTCGATAGAAGGCCCGTGGTGTATGGAAAGCTCTCGTTGAAGGGAGACGTGAGGCCGGGCATGCCTACCCTCGAGATCAGGAGGGCTCTGATGGACCTCTCCCTCTACGTGATCGTCAGGGAGAGCAGGATCACTGAGGAGGGTGAGGACAAGGACCTCCTCACCGGAGTTGGCTTGGAGGAGCTGGTCCAGAACGCAGTAGCATCCCTAGATCTGGACGAAGGGGTAAGATCTTTGGCCCTGAGGATATTCGATCTTTGGTACAGGGAGGGCAAGAGGGGGGAGGCGTTCGTCAAGGGAGTCCTCGGCCTCATGGAGGAGGGATCATGA
- a CDS encoding AAA family ATPase produces MRIKRLVLENFGPHEKTEVTFSDGINAIIGENGAGKTTILEAMAYALYPRSVSKQENLIRSGARKMKVQLEFELDGRRYLLIRERERGGISSASIYDVTDGRRLLQRDQSKVNRQIEALLGISRETFLQAIYVRQGEIAQLLEQTPSRRREVVGRLLGIEMLERIWEGLRDVISRLDADLQSIDSEIKGIGDVFKERASLESEREELLEDLQKTSKEEEILNKEMERLEKIREELERKNLKYRELKTREESLRRRLSEVSKQLNVKKKRLMDLERELLRIRDLEIKASKYEELEYVRGLLVEIAPLEEEIKRLERMRRELAKYEERVSSLSILREKVSKLSREIERLQREEVLLASMEERLRQLESKRSQLERRMLEYRREIKDTLSNLSELLGRWIKDPEEGERNLSKELSKLEGELDYLDKELSSIVEERSRLLQRKEQASRYLSDLEGDVDRCPLCGSKLDPGSVERLKDELKREIGEIDSLIMDKERELRSIRERRENILSKYKGLSSFNLEGTIARENELKSLEREISEISDQITSLREETVPLREKVSRLSALRAEIEILRRDLAEREALLIRIEEIRDELSERDVDKLREKLKRFKKDLEEKLTSLGLELESVDGEYREALSAVKEVQRLRGILSTKDGLASEVKELERRKLELEGELSSIHREIEGLSFDPSELEIIKREIDYLKSKLNSLTQKRSRIQGKIEEIDRRMEILKKKESKLRELMGKRESLEAFRLKILKVREVFSRDKGIQPLIRDRARPAVEEELNIIFSSFNFDYDSVTLDDDFTPSLKRGRTVFSFDRLSGGEKISLALALRLAITRFLMMSKVETFLLDEPTIHLDEERIDALVETMSSLNVPQLIVVTHSPRFRDIASHSILVSKSGEVSSVEVVDEGTHVSD; encoded by the coding sequence ATGAGGATAAAGCGGTTAGTACTGGAGAACTTCGGTCCGCACGAGAAGACAGAGGTGACGTTCTCGGACGGGATAAATGCGATAATAGGGGAGAACGGCGCGGGTAAAACGACCATATTGGAGGCGATGGCTTATGCCCTGTATCCTAGGAGCGTGAGCAAGCAGGAGAACCTGATCAGATCCGGCGCGCGTAAGATGAAGGTTCAACTCGAGTTCGAGCTGGACGGCCGGAGGTACCTCCTGATTAGAGAGAGGGAGAGGGGAGGGATTTCATCGGCCTCCATATACGACGTGACAGATGGGAGAAGGCTCCTCCAGAGGGATCAAAGTAAGGTGAACAGGCAGATCGAGGCCCTGCTGGGTATAAGCAGAGAGACGTTCCTCCAGGCCATCTACGTCAGGCAGGGCGAGATAGCCCAGCTCCTTGAACAGACTCCTTCGAGAAGGAGGGAGGTGGTGGGGAGACTCCTCGGCATAGAGATGCTGGAGAGGATATGGGAGGGGCTGAGGGATGTGATAAGTCGTTTGGACGCCGATCTCCAGTCGATAGATAGTGAGATCAAGGGTATCGGGGATGTCTTCAAAGAGAGAGCTTCCCTAGAATCCGAAAGGGAGGAACTGCTGGAGGATCTTCAGAAAACTTCAAAGGAGGAGGAAATACTAAATAAGGAGATGGAGAGACTGGAGAAAATTAGAGAAGAATTGGAACGCAAGAATCTAAAGTATAGAGAGCTCAAGACTAGGGAAGAGTCCCTAAGGAGGAGACTAAGCGAGGTATCGAAGCAGCTCAATGTTAAGAAGAAGAGGTTGATGGATCTTGAGCGTGAGCTCCTTAGAATAAGAGATCTGGAGATCAAGGCCTCCAAGTACGAGGAGCTCGAGTACGTGAGGGGTCTCTTGGTTGAGATCGCTCCGCTAGAGGAGGAGATCAAGCGTTTAGAGAGGATGCGACGAGAACTCGCGAAGTACGAGGAAAGGGTCTCCTCTTTAAGCATCCTTAGGGAGAAGGTGTCCAAACTCAGCCGGGAAATTGAAAGGCTCCAGCGGGAGGAGGTCCTCCTAGCTAGCATGGAAGAACGCCTCAGGCAGTTAGAGAGTAAGAGATCTCAGCTAGAGCGCAGGATGTTAGAGTACAGGCGTGAGATCAAGGATACCCTCTCAAACCTGTCCGAGCTGCTTGGCAGGTGGATAAAAGATCCGGAGGAGGGTGAAAGGAACCTCTCCAAGGAACTTTCCAAGTTAGAGGGTGAGTTGGACTACTTGGATAAGGAATTAAGCAGTATCGTTGAGGAGAGGTCTAGACTACTTCAGAGGAAGGAACAGGCATCCCGGTATCTTTCGGATCTAGAGGGGGATGTGGACAGATGTCCCCTCTGCGGGTCCAAGCTGGATCCCGGTTCCGTGGAGAGGCTGAAGGACGAATTAAAGCGGGAGATAGGGGAAATAGATTCTCTAATAATGGATAAGGAGAGGGAGCTTAGGTCCATCAGGGAGAGAAGGGAAAACATCTTATCGAAATATAAGGGGCTGAGCTCCTTTAACTTGGAAGGGACTATCGCCAGGGAGAATGAGTTGAAGTCCTTGGAGAGGGAGATATCAGAGATCAGCGACCAGATTACCTCCCTCAGGGAGGAGACAGTCCCGCTTAGGGAGAAGGTATCTCGCCTGAGCGCGTTGAGGGCCGAAATAGAGATCCTAAGGAGGGATCTCGCGGAAAGGGAAGCCCTGCTAATCAGGATAGAGGAGATTAGAGATGAGCTAAGTGAGAGAGACGTGGATAAATTGAGAGAAAAGTTGAAGAGGTTCAAGAAGGATTTAGAGGAAAAGCTCACGTCCTTGGGCTTGGAACTGGAGTCAGTTGATGGGGAATACAGGGAGGCTCTTTCCGCCGTGAAGGAGGTACAAAGGCTCAGAGGTATCCTGTCCACAAAAGACGGACTTGCCTCCGAGGTAAAAGAACTGGAGAGGAGGAAGCTTGAATTAGAAGGAGAACTCTCGTCCATACATAGAGAGATAGAGGGGCTTTCCTTTGATCCCTCCGAGCTTGAGATCATCAAGAGAGAGATAGATTACCTGAAGAGTAAGCTTAACTCCCTCACGCAGAAGAGGAGCAGGATTCAGGGGAAGATTGAGGAGATAGATAGGAGGATGGAGATCCTCAAGAAGAAGGAATCCAAATTGAGGGAGTTGATGGGGAAGAGAGAGTCGTTAGAGGCCTTCAGGTTGAAGATCCTTAAGGTCAGGGAGGTCTTCAGCAGAGATAAGGGGATCCAGCCTCTGATAAGGGACAGGGCGAGACCCGCCGTGGAGGAGGAACTTAACATCATATTCAGCTCTTTCAACTTCGACTACGACTCCGTGACGCTGGATGATGACTTCACGCCAAGCCTGAAGCGGGGAAGAACGGTGTTCTCTTTCGACAGGTTAAGCGGTGGGGAGAAGATATCCCTTGCCTTGGCGTTAAGGCTGGCGATAACCCGATTTCTCATGATGTCGAAGGTAGAGACATTCCTCCTAGACGAGCCGACCATTCACCTAGACGAGGAGAGGATCGATGCACTAGTTGAGACCATGTCCTCCCTCAACGTACCCCAGCTGATAGTGGTCACGCACTCTCCTAGGTTCAGGGACATAGCCTCCCACTCCATACTGGTCAGCAAGTCTGGAGAGGTGTCATCAGTCGAGGTCGTCGATGAGGGCACCCATGTTAGTGATTAA